The nucleotide sequence GGCACCCGAAATCGAACAAAGTTACTTGGGTTTATAATTAAACTGCGAACTAACAGGTTCACAGGTAGGCCACCAAAACCCGGCCGAACGGCTGCACTTCAGATGAGGGGCACCCGAAATCGAACAGAGCTACTTGGGTTTATAATTAAACTGCGAACTAACAGGTTCACAGGTAGGCCACCAAAACCCGGCCGAACGGCTGCACTTCAGATGAGGGTCACCCGAAATCGAACAAAGTTACTTGAGTTTATAATTAAACTGCGAACTACCAGGTTCACAGGTAGGCCACCAAAACCCGGCCGAACGGCTGCGCTTCAGATGAGGGGCACCCGAAATCGAACAAAGTTACTTGGGTTTATAATTAACCTCCTACAAATGGCAAAAAATAAATCGCCGATATGGAAGAAAGCTTTAGCTATAGAGTTTGAAGTTCAATACTTCGCATAGGACAACGAAGAGCTACATAGGATTTTGAAGAGAAAATAGAACAGGAGCTATCTAGGCGTGTAACGTTAAATACTCCACAAAAAAGCCTTTTTAGATTTTAGTATTCTTTGttttttattgattattattgtttgttttttatttattatttttatgtatagtttacttttaaatttctttttatATTATGATATTACTTACCATCAGctagtttttttctttattttagtttaggttttttatattttattttagaattaAGCAATTTGATAGCATTTGTGTCCTCAaggttatgatttttttttattattatttaattattaattcataGTTATGTTAAACGTATAACATAATGCAGATACGCATTGAAAAATACACACACCATCATATCACTTTATCCATAACATATTATCAGAGGAAACTTAGTAAATAAAGTTCCAACTGTACCCTACAATCCTAAATAAAGGAGAAGCAAATGTACACTGTACAGTTAACATAgacaatatttttaacaattttgacCATTAACAACGCCATGGCCGCTATGCAAGTAAAACAAGCTACTTTCGCAGGCAACTTCATCAAACTactgctatacagggtggaattttgtaatgccacctggagggaaagtactcttaatactgtagatagaaaattttactgaaagaaaacattcatttatttttgaaaagaaagagaactgcattcgtagatttttgaaaatctttcgAAAATTcaataccataccatacaattttctgtaaataattaagataatttaagatttcattgttttcctttcatttgatttatcaagtttgttagagagatttcatccttatacttaaccctaacgatcgatgcaataaaaatacagggtgtaatttttaacagattttagttggttcgattcccgggtgtagcaagcaaatttttggaaatctttgaatgcagtttctatttcttgtcaaaattaaaggaatgttttttttgagaaaatttttctatctacaatattaagagtattttccctccaggtggcattacaaaattccatcctgtatgtTATGtacatttacctacatttagctTTTTTGCCGGAGAATCAGAAAGGGAAAGCTCAAATTATTGCTAGTTCTTATGTTTCTAGTCTGTATTTTCTCAAGTAAGTTAATGTTGTATTCTAATCAatgtaaatattagtttttaagattttgctataaaaaccaaatgttttacttatttatgaatcaaaatttgtaaatacatacaataaattatttaaaatttatgttgcattttaatgttttttcccactgtCTAATTAGCTAGCTGGACTACCTTACGAATATTATGTCTTTTGATGCAATGGTCATTGAATACTTTAGTTAATAATCCTTGGCACAAAACTATTGAATAATTATATAGGTCGCGCAGTAAAAGTTGAGGCGATCACAAGAAGCCAAGTCTGTAAAAACAGTTCGGCAAGAAATAGCTCAAAACAGCCTGAAATACACAAACTAGCACACGCTCTAAGTGGGGAAGGCGCTCTTCAACACACCCGGCTAATAAGAAATGACATACCGAGCCTACATAAAAGATTTACCACTTGACATCAAAAGATTCGTGTGGAATGAATATTCACACAAGTATATGGCTCTCGAAGAAAACATAAACTGAGGAATCAACCAAAGAAGTGGCTTATTGGCTTATTGTTGAAAAACAGGTTGCCATGAagcagaaacaaaaaaaaagcgcTTGTAGCGGTGACGTCTTGCGTATTGACAGATTTGTGTgttctgtattcaaatattacatctGTGTGAGTATATATTCGCCTCAACTTTCTTTGCGCAACCTATACtggtttcaaaatatttttaaatgcttTCTAATAACCTACAATGGTTATGTCGGAGTCTCAAGATATACAGGGAGGCACAAACGATTTACATCCGATTAGTagattatagcctgaccaggaacataaaaaccctggcatagaggcgcgtcaattgcatttgatagtgcaacactggatACAGTagtacctgtattaaattaataggctaactttatgtatcaggattcaggattataggcttatttgatattttcataaattaacaaaaaaatattatattataggtaaactggtttaaataaattaaatgaaaccatcaatcgagcaagtaggattttattattattcatcaataatcaaattctgaacttgaatattcaactacaatgtctgctcatgaacgcttcaaactcggtactcaTTTccaaattccataaaattcaatacttacaaagtgacaaaaaactttaaaataggtagttgaaacaaaccacagctaattttcgtagttgactgtactatacaataaacatgtcagtcaatttgacaacctttgtcggaaacattattcaatgaaaatattgtccgaacccttagtatttctcttcgacaaatactttaacacattgtgaaccacttttctttcacgactataaaaagattttagcaatttaattcacaaaatcaattgcgcacatttaaaataaagtttgtttacactttgacagcaatagactgacatgcaaggtgacatgtcaatgaagttttcagttactgttgccattaaaagaaattagtaccattaattttccgcaacatggcgagggtttttatgttcctggtcaggctataaaatgttttatacatTATCTCATATCTTTTgattaacaccctgtatagactaAAGCATTATTATTGGCCTCACTTGGTCCTCAGACGGTGACCTGCACGTTTTGGACGATGTTGGACCACTCCACTTTCGACGGCACCATGTAGAATGCAGGCGCCACCTTCTGTCCGCATGGGCATTTGCAACCTGTGAAGATACAtgattattattacttaaggCTATTTCCTCATACACAAATACTCGATTTTGGTATGCAGAAATAGTAGCTTCCTATCCTTCCGTCGATCCTTAAATCTCAAATTCAACCCGATCGAGTTATCTGGGCGCTTCGCTGGAATTCgacgcgttcgccccgtccgtaccagagcgtcgatgtgacgtcacggtcaTCAGGTGCGCAGATAACTCGACCGGGCTGTAGCTATCCTGTATACAAGCTCACCCATGACCCAGCTGAAGCTGCCGAGGCGCGTGCGGCACTTGGGGCAGTGCAGCTTGCCCTGCGGCGCGTGCGTGACGCCCGCCATCCACGCCGTCAGTGTATACAGGAGGTGCGGGATGTATACAAGCTCACCCATGACCCAGCTGAAGCTGCCGAGGCGCGTGCGGCACTTGGGGCAGTGCAGCTTGCCCTGCGGCGCGTGCGTGACGCCCGCCATCCACGCCGTCAGTGTATACAGGAGGTGCGGGATGTATACAAGCTCACCCATGACCCAGCTGAAGCTGCCGAGGCGCGTGCGGCACTTGGGGCAGTGCAGCTTGCCCTGCGGCGCGTGCGTGACGCCCGCCATCCACGCCGTCAGTGTATACAGGAGGTGCGGGATGTATACAAGCTCACCCATGACCCAGCTGAAGCTGCCGAGGCGCGTGCGGCACTTGGGACAGTGCAGCTTGCCCTGCGGCGCGTGCGTGACGCCTGCCATCCACGCCATGGGCTCCACGAACCACATAAGCCGGCACGCCTCGGCCGCGTCGCGCGCCGCTATGCTACCGTCTACGAGGTTGCCTTCGCTGTAGCCGTCTAGGTGCTGGAATGGGATGGAACATTGAATTAGTCATAGAGCAATCAATAAGGATTAAAaacccggtctgtgagcacgtagaattttgtccaatgaccccaagctacccatccttatcgctcgcgcgtaattatattgctgtcgcgactgtgcgacgggtgcccgcagtgagtgtgcgagcgcgacagcaacataattacgcgcgaccgATAAGGATgggagcttggggtcattggacaaaattctacgtgctcgcagaccagactataccacATTAGCGTCGTAAGTAACGTCGTCGACTAACGAGCACTTGTACAGCGTCAACGCAGCGTGGGTTTAGCGTCGCCAATGCTGAGTAGTTGTCGAATGATCACACGTGTTCATTATAATCTACGCAACGCTGGCATCGGGTAATTTCGTCCTCGCGTCAACGCTGCGCAGGCGCTGGAAAGACGACACTGGAAAGACACATGTTCTCTTACTTAACTAAGCTCGTCATTTATTCAGTCATTGACACAGTTCAATTAAACATACAACATGAATAGTTCCAGTCACCACCTTGTACCCGAcgcttttaggtagtaataataataatatcatcataTTTACCGTTTGGGAAGAAGCAAGTAATTCCCaatacaagtatttaattttctgTTTACTTACTGGGAAGCCTCGGCACAAAATTGTGTCatttaatatttatgaatagaatattttattttacattttattttattttgtttggaaaacatacagtgaaacaataacagATTAAGGGGGTGCAGCGCCGACGAAAAATTACGATTTGCTAGCCGAGATAGCGGTGGCGCAACGAACTAACACGATCGCACACAAACTACTTTACAGAGTAGAGACAAAAGAGACTCAATACAGAGTAAAAACACGTatttcactaattttgctaaaCAAAACGTGAGTTTATAATACTTTAATTAGGTTTTTCctaatttgattttttgttggtaTTGCTGCGAAAATTCTTACACAATAAAAATCCTAACTAATATTGATTCTTCTGATGAACAAAGGCGTTAAAAAAGTTTCGTAAAAGAGTATTTTTCCTAGACGTTCAATTCAAATAGGCTGTTAATgtagcgtctttccattctatacatggccagaacgcaagggtgtgaaactaatcgagtagtttggaaataacttttttttactaaactctTTCAAACTGTATGAGCAGTTACGCAAATACCGCGTACCTAATactctaaataaaaatgttatcaatttatttatttaatcctacctaatcagtttattttaaaaaaccacTTACCCGcaagagtgttaaaaatctagttttATATTGATTCgataaaatacatttaagtaataagaaataaaaatactcttaaatgtaattccatattttactgaataagTATCAAACTAACTTTTTAACACTCTTGTCAAGTgaaagtggtgtagtatagtttgaaACGGAGAAGCGAGCATCCACAATACAAATTAAACACGACTGTattcagtacgcaaaattcgtgtatactTTGTACTgtacttctgacgcaaagtggaagtgcattgtagtaaattcgcatccaccttattttaagtgtcattaaataaagtacaatcaccgatatcattattcGTATTGTATggtgcggtaaatcccaaactagacctaaatatattaaaaacttaccttgaaacaaataataaaaaaatgatactttaaaaaaaaaactgcttttaaattcatgtacttttggttatttgataaatttctccaaaaaatgcccctataacaggtagtttttattaatttatgttattttctatcgtattacctttgtaaaaccaaaaatcgcatgtctctatccctatcacaacatttgctatgatcgtttgaagagaaatgaggagatccgtaggagaaccaaagcgggcgtggcacatagctcgtacagctgatggccgctggcgCAGGAATGTTCTTGagcggcgaccacgagccggaagacgtagtgtgggcaggcctcttactaagtggaccgacgatctggtgaaggtcgcgggtggtacctggatgcgagcggcgcggtaccggtctttgtggaaatccttgggggaggcctttgtccagcagtggacgtctttcggctgaaacgaacgaacggcaAAGAAAGGTTGCAAGGGTTTTCTAGCCATAATTATTaactataaaataagtaaaatattttttcgtaacAATCGAAGTCATAACAAAAGAGATACTATTTGCATGCTCTGCGCTCTACACTACTCTGTAAAGGATTGACAAACACACATTTGACACTTGACAGCTACGATAAAGCAAAACGCCTGATGATTTCTTCACGGCAAAGTTTTTTTGGGAAAATCAAAAATTCTCAATATTAATGCATTAATACGAGAAACGAAAAAGGGGGCGAccttcaaaatattaatttaaacatttccatataaaaaatattgcttcttacgttaaattaacaaagttctcgaagaaataaattttccatatgtctgcattttaaatgttgtttatcaattttttacgtatttattcaaaatttcgaAAAGGCGGCGACCTAGATCAAGGATTGGGCTACCCTACACAAGTTCCTTTGATGTATTTAAGTCACTAATCGCAGAGAACTCGTGatttaaaaatgtgtcaattttAAGGATTCTGTGCAGGACCCCCTTAATAACCACTGCTtgctactatagtctggtccgtgagcacgtagaattttgtccaatgaccccaagctacccatccttatcgctcgcgcgtaattatgttgctatcgcgactgtgcgacgcgcgcccgcagtgagtgtgcgagcgcgacagcaacatactacgcgcgagcgataaggatgggtagcttggggggtcattggacaaaattctacgtgctcacggaccagactatagtacaTAATAATAGTTTCATCATAAagatactgggacatgtaaaagcgcttttttcagaatataaataactttcatACCTGACTAGACCCCTCCTCGCCCTCCTGACTGTCATCAAGCGGCGCCTCAGCCTGGTCGCTGTCGTCCTCCAGGATCTGGCACGCGAGGCTCTTCAGCTTCTTGATGAGGAGCTCCCCGTTCTCCGCGCAAGTCAAACCTGTGAGTTTGCTGGGCGGCGGCCTGATGCCTTTCTTTGCCAGTTCCACTTTCAcctgaaaattaaaatacaagatATGATTAGTATTTTGTATTTGTCTTGCACAAATTACTGATAATCCTGTTAACCTTTCCAGCgatgttaaatatttatttatcaactagcggccgcccgcgacttcgtacgcgtggatcccgttttacccccttaggggtggagtttcgtaaaatcctttcttagcggatgcctacgtcataacatttaCATCAAcaacctgcatgccaaatttcagctcgatcTGTCctgtggtttgggctgtgcgttgatagatcattaTGTCAGTCAGTATGATTGTTTGGAGCGAGTTCACCTAGATAGTTCAGCGGATGACAGGGTTCGTCGAACAACAGAATTTCAAATAGGAAGTTCGACACTACCGTggtattaatattttgtaatagatttattatgaaaaaaatatttatgcatTTTAAAAGTTtcaactatactcaacatcaaataaaccgcaccttccgcgacgcgaactttaacgattttcttctgacacaatcatggtgccccaacaatattggtgttatttgaaagcccaataaatatccttaaagaaaaacacatttaatttcttaataaatgattaacatataccataaatgtgacttgaaaaaatacctcactttgggcccacctatgggatcaattagaccaatttttatggttataaaaccaaataatgatctcacgtgtcctctttaacagatggatagcaattaaacccaacttaacagttttatagccataaaagttggctcgagcgtaactacctattttttgaagaagtgactctggatccttctaaagacacatttttggggtaaaaacctttcctttaatgaaatgaaggttagaactaggcttttaaatggtaccaatattggtgggaagtggggatgcatacgtttgaaaatgcttgtcgcgggaggtgcgatttatttgacgtcgagtgtatatGTGTAAACttcaataataaagaaaatattctTCTGATCAGTTTCGCTGCAGTTCCAATGATTGTTTAACTTCctcaggacaaacttgacctttactggttgggtttttaattAAGCTACACAATGGCGACAGCCTCATCATAGTAGGGGCCCACCaagcgatatggaaatcattgggggtggcctatgttcagcagtggacgtcctacggctgaaatgatgaagatgatgatagtGCTTTAACTAAAGGTTAAATATAGATGACCTACACTGAACAGTCCCACCAAAccaatagtttccaacatgacaaaaaaatgggaaccagcgatccggtattgacggtggcgccctgtcaatgtcacgggtgggacagaTCATCGTATTGGGTCTATATCACTCACGGAGCGTGGTAGATGCGGTATGATGTTGCGCTGGCTGGCCACGACGCGGCGGCAGCGTCGGCAGCGGTAGACGCGCGGGTCGGGCCGCTCGCGCGTCAGCCCCGGGTCAGGCTTCACTAGGTCCGCGAATAACTGAGGCAGGATCTTCACTGGAATCACATAAAAGTCCATTTAAACGcacatgttttatttattttatttgggatAACAAAAAATTGCGCAATATTGCAAATACAACTGCTgaacattaaataaacttatactacactcgcgagcaaaagtatggaatcacttacatgaagttgtttccacgcgatcttgtgtactaacgaatttgttagtaacaaaaaaagtggcaccattttaaagattaaacttttaactttaaattgatatcaaatttatttaaatcacatcagtatttaaaaagatatcccggttaatgtgaagaagtaaggaaaaagacatgtatcaactctttgatacgtcgcgagttgcggcctatttaccccctataaaagcacatgttttcggattttgctttcacacgttgatccttacacatctccgcttcttttgacactttacctgggattctacaccttcagaagcagcacaaatcgttgcactattgcaagaagagcTCAGCCAgtgggctgtcgcacgtcagctccacataagccagtcctgggtttcgaaagttttaagacgctttcgggagactggtggctttatcccgagaccaagttctgaacagcgccggtgcacatcgcagagggatgaccggtttttcatgtcaacctctctataaaatcgtcatttgactggtatcgacgtccagcaagagctcagaaatgttcgtagaatagctgttagcaagtggacagttcgtctaagatataagcaatagaatttgacttaaaaaaggcctgccacgggctcgaaactgacggcaggtcaccgataagcacgctttcaatttgctcgtacacatctcgatgatAAGTTGAGCAAGCCACCcctataagccactgtttcagcgaaccagcactgcacaaatctctCCCCAGGTCGCCTATAGActcgacctcttcgactgctgcattgcaaacacagtctgcattcatcggagaacaaaactcgcctccattactcgccttcccatcaaaataagtgcgagctaattgaaagcgggCTAGTCGGTGACTTGCcttcagtttcgagcctgtggcagacctttttggagtcaaattctattgctcatatcttagacgaactgtccactcgctaacagctatcctacgaacatttctgagctcttgctggacgtcgatatcagtcaaataacgatttcatagagagtttgacatgaaataacggtcatccctctgcaatgtgcaccggcgctgttcagaacttggtctcgggataaagccaccagtctcctgaaagcgtcttaaaactttagaaacccaagactggcttatgtggagctgacgtgcgacagcccgctggctgagcccttcttgcaatagtgcaacgatttgtgctgcttctgaaggtgaagaatcccaggtaaagtgtcaaaagaagcggagatgtgtaaggatcaacgtgtgaaagcaaaaatccgaaaacacgtgcttttatagggggtaaataggccgcaactcgcgacgtatcaaacagttgatacatgtcttattccttacttctttacatcagccgggatatctttttaaatactggtgtgatttaaatgaatttggtatcaatttaaagttaaaagtttaatctttaaaatggtgccactttttttgttaccaacaaattcgttagttcacaagatcgcgtggaaacaacttcatgtaagtgattccatacttttgctcgcaagtgtattaCGCAACCAGCACTATtatcctcatagtaatattacaaacttattttGGTACAAGCTAACCAAGCAAACAAACAGTGTTATATGTGCTTTAACTTTATGCAAAGAAGAGAAAAAACAAATACAGTTAAGGTACATTCGTTAATACATCAAGGATGCACtttcagtgtacctaccatgagtttacgttaggtgtgctcgctagcgaaaacgtcaaaaatctctatggagattttgtttcttgaaagtagccgctaggggcgctgcacaatatgtcatacaattaatgtcatttttttacgcagtcgctagcgagcacacgtaacgtaaactcatggtaagcacactgaactTTGAGGGAGACACTACAAATAAATCGATATCAGTAAAATATCTGTTGTATGCATCCAGTAATATGTGTGAGATAAAGTGATGCCCGAATGACAAAAGTGGTCAAACTGCAcagaaaatattaatatgatTTTCCTGAACTTCAATCAAGGCCCTTCCTAGGGTTTATAAACACATCCCAATATAGCCTACCCTACCTACCACTACTTCAGGACAACAATAATATGGTAATGTGTGTGGGGCAGGACTGTGAAttgaacatatttgttttataacacctatatcaaaatatttactactagctttccgcccgcggcttcacccgcgtggaattttgtcacagaaaaacaatatcgcgcgcgtatttgctcaacgtttagacctaccctggactacgacaaaccttttaaaaccaaaatcagcttaatcggcccagccgttctcgagttttaatcagactaacgaacatcaattcatttttatttatatagatagatagaagatagataATCCTTGGAAATAACATACCTTGTTTCAGTTTCTGGCCAGCCATTTTCAGCCTAAACTGCTTGAACCTAGGGTCTTCTCTGTTCAGTGTGTAGCCCATATGACCAAACAGCTTCAGCTGGGCCACGAATCCCACGTTAGGGGAGACGAAGCGCCGTTTGCTCTTCACTAATACATACGCTTCTTCGTAGCAAAGACCATACTTCTCCATTATGTAAGCAATTACAACGGCAGCAGAACGGGAGACACCAAAGAAACTGTAAAAGGAaggaagtaattaaaataagatgTACAGaccagcatatcagactatacattatTGTTGGAAAATCTGTATTATTACAGCTACATAAGGTATCTCCACATTGCtgtgtggaagtcattgggggaggcctatgttcagcagtggacgtcctgtggctgaaatgatgatgatgatgataaaatatctcaaTGTAACTTGATGAATGTCTGTACATCATAATCTGTTTCTTAAAACTTCTCCATCGAAAtcacctacctacttacctcTGGTACTACTCACCAATGAACAAGAACAGTGCCCCCGGAAGCGATGGCCTCCCTGATGAAGTTATTAGTCTCTGGCAAATGTGTGATTAAATCCTCTTTTGGCATGTCAGATACTGaaaattaagtaataaaatacaCCATTCATATAATACTATTAACAAAACAAACTTGTTCA is from Ostrinia nubilalis chromosome 2, ilOstNubi1.1, whole genome shotgun sequence and encodes:
- the LOC135085875 gene encoding dual specificity protein phosphatase MPK-4-like, whose translation is MARQVAEVQIHATDSEFDELKDVDVSVDLIDDGLYLGNVACAHDQKMLQQLGITHILTLDLVPLPRTILDRPNLTFRFVQLSDMPKEDLITHLPETNNFIREAIASGGTVLVHCFFGVSRSAAVVIAYIMEKYGLCYEEAYVLVKSKRRFVSPNVGFVAQLKLFGHMGYTLNREDPRFKQFRLKMAGQKLKQVKILPQLFADLVKPDPGLTRERPDPRVYRCRRCRRVVASQRNIIPHLPRSVKVELAKKGIRPPPSKLTGLTCAENGELLIKKLKSLACQILEDDSDQAEAPLDDSQEGEEGSSQHLDGYSEGNLVDGSIAARDAAEACRLMWFVEPMAWMAGVTHAPQGKLHCPKCRTRLGSFSWVMGELVYIPHLLYTLTAWMAGVTHAPQGKLHCPKCRTRLGSFSWVMGELVYIPHLLYTLTAWMAGVTHAPQGKLHCPKCRTRLGSFSWVMGELVYIPHLLYTLTAWMAGVTHAPQGKLHCPKCRTRLGSFSWVMGCKCPCGQKVAPAFYMVPSKVEWSNIVQNVQVTV